In Acidobacteriota bacterium, the sequence CAGTCAGGTAGTAAATCGTGTGGCCGTCGGGGCCCAGCGCAAATCCCAAGTGCCCGTAAGCGAACGCGTCATACATGCCACTCTCGCGTGTCGCATAAGAGACCAGCCGATCCAACACCTCGACCTTTCGTGCTCGAGGTTCAAACTTGAACAGGTAGCCGGACCGTCCGTGCACCGCATAAAAGGCCTTTTGGGGTGGATACCAGAAAGCCTGGCGCCAGTTATATCCCATAGTACCCGGTTTGCTGGGATCGATCTGTCCGAAGACGTCCTTCCGCAGGTTGCATTCCTGGAGTTTCTCAATCGAGTCGGTATCGTTCCGGTATTGGTAAATGTCGCCATCGGCCGTGGTGAAATAGACTGAGCCGTCGTCGGGATCGAGCGCCAGGCTTCGGCAGAGCACGCGAAAAGTCTTGCCCGGAACCCCCTTCTCTCCCCCCAGGGATATGGGTCCGAAGTTCTTAAGCTGGTGGGTGTGCATGTCATACCGGAGGAACAATCCTGAAGGCCAGGTGATACCATAAAGCCGCCCTCGTTCAGGGTCCATAGCGAACGCCAGGATGCCCTCGCCCTCGGGAGCTTTTGCCAGGCTCATAAATTGGCCTGTCGCCAGGTCATAAGAAACAAAGTGCCCTCCCGGATACGGCTTATACCCTGAAGGAGGTGTGCCCGCCAGTTCCTGTCCGGCAGCAGTCGGAGGGTTGTAGTAGCCCACGTGCGTGGCAAAGTAGAGCCTGCCCTGATACTCGATAAATATACTGTGTCCCTTCCCTTGCGGAACAGCGCGCAGCCCCTTTTCACCTACTGCTTCTGTCAAATCGGCAATGTGTGCGGTCCTTCCAGTCGCCGGATCGAACGCATACATTTGTGCGCCCAAATCCACCGATCCCGAGCAAAGGACGTAGTAGATTTTTCCATTGCTCGCACGAAAACAGGCGTTGTAATTATCGTCGGCATAATGAAATCCGGAATCATAAAAATGCGCCTGGAGAATTCCAGCGGCGCCGATTGCCCTGGCTGCCTTCCTTGGGCTTGGGCCCTGGCACCCGATCATCAAAATCAGTCCAACAAAAAACAGAGCTTTCCAGCCCACGCCTTTCGCCTTCATGATTCCTCCACCGTCATGTGAACTATGATAACCATCGCAACCTGGCTGTTCTTCCTATTGGCCAGATTCATTCCAACTCAGCAGCGTCACTGCCTGTTCAGTGCAAGCCCGAAACTCCCACGATTAGACGCCTTGCGGCCCGCCTCGCAGCCACTTATCTATAAATTGATAGGCCTCATTGCGAACCGCTGTTGGAAAGGAATGGGCTGCGCCAGGGTGCCGCACCATCAGCCGGTCGCCGGAATTGAACCTCTTTGAGTAAAGAGGCCTCACAATTTTTATGATGTCTCTTACGCCGGCAATGCTGAAGTTTGCATCGTAAAGAGGCGCATTAATAAACAATGGGCGGGGAGCGAGCGCGGTTAGTACGTCCGAAAAGTCGAAGGGCATTTCGGCCGGGTTGTTGTGGTACTCAACCGCAATCAGCGGCATGTAACGTTCCTGGCTCCAGCCGGATAGTTCGCCGCCGTAGTAATCTCGAAAGCTGGTGAAGCCGCAACTGGAAACCAGCACCTGGATGCGGGTGTCGAAGGCCCCAACGAACAGCGTATTGTGGCCGCCGAGGGAATGGCCGATACAGCCAATCCGCCGCGGATCGACCTCAGGCATCGACTGAAGTAAATCCACCGCCCTTGCATGGTTCCAGACGCCCTTCATCGTCTGGCTTCGATATCCATGTCGGTAAGAATCAAACTTGTACCCTCCGAACCCGGTCGAAAAGGGAAGGTCAGGATAGTTCGGGGCCAGCGTTACATAACCGCGTTCGGCAAGTTCCTGCGCATAGTGATAATCAGGATTACCTCCCAAGCCTGCGGGTTCCGCTGCACCAAGAGACGTGGTTGGGTGGAGACACAGAATACCTGGAGCACGGCCTTTCAGGCTTTTCGGCTTCAAGAGATATCCCGGAGTGTGGTCTCCCTCCTCGCTGACATATGAAATCTTCCACCGCGAAATCGCCGGAGTATCCGTGCGCTCAAGGATCCTCATGTCCAACGAAGGCTTGGCCTTCTTTTCGGAGAATGGACCCATGGCGAGTTCCATCCTGGAGAGGATTGCCTGCCGGTGTGCTGCCCAGCCGTCTCCTGCTTGGGTACCCGAAAGCATTTCTCGGGCGCTGCTGAAAAATAAAGATGCTGCCCATAAAGTGGCTGAAAACCGGCGCCGACTAATTTGGGCCATAGCTCACCCCTCTCAGCCAGTCGAATTCACGCGAGGCAGTGCCTTTTGTCTCTTCGCCCCAACTTCAGTTCTGCAGAGCCACTCAGGTCTCGAGCCACATTGAATGACTTAGACCTGCGAGCGTACCAGTTCGGCCGCCTGCTTGTGGATTTTTCTGATTGCCTCAGCGATCTGGTACATATCGCTTCTGGGGCCCAGGAACATGGTCTGCGTAAACCAGACCGCCCTCTCGCAGAGCTTGTCATTTTCAGGGCAGTGGTTCCGTTCTTCGTATTCGGCAAGTTCCTTCTGGGTATAGATGGCTTTGAATGCGCGCGAGCCGATAGCTTCTTTCAGGAAAGGCTCCTTGTTCAGTGGCGTATATCCGCCTGAAGCAGGAACGCCTTCGGCCTCGAGCGCCTTCAGGAACCGCGAGCGTGGCAACCCGGCAAAATGCGCGCTGTCGTAATGGAACATGTAAAGGTGATAGGCATTCCGAGTGCAACCGTCATACATGCGGGCCGGTGAAATTCCCGGAATCTCCTTCAATTGCTTCGTGAGGTATTCGGCGTTCTCGGTCCGGGTCCGGCTTTGAGCTTCCAGGCGGGTCAATTGCTGCAGCAGGAGAGCGCCCTGGAATTCCGTCATGCGAAAATTCCCTCCATTACGGACGTAACCGAAACCGGAGTTGTATCTTCCTCTGCCTTGATTATGGAAACTCAGGCAATACTCATAGAGGCTTTGATCATTGGTAAGGATGGCCCCGCCTTCGCCCGAATTCAAATTCTTTGAGGCCTGGAAGCTGAAGCAGCCCAGGTTCCCCATCGTGCTCACCTTCTTGTGCCGCCACTCCGCCAAGTGCGCCTGGCAGGCGTCTTCGATGACAAACAGGTCATGCTTTCTGGCCACGTCGAGGATGGCGTCCATGTCGGCGGCCGACCCGCCCAGGTGCACGGGAATAATGCACCGCGTCCGTTTGGTGATCGCCGCCTCGATCTTGCGCGCGTCCATCTGGAAGGTTTCCGGGTCCGTATCGACAAAAACCGGCAGGGCATGCTGCAGCAGGACGATATTTACCGTTGCCACAAACGTGTAGGGCGGCACAATTACTTCATCACCGGGACCAATCCCTAGCGCGTTTGCCGAAGTCAGCAATGCCGTGGTCCCGCTGGCGGTGGCAAGGCAGTATTTTGCACCCAGGATTCGTGCCCAGGTGGTTTCAAACTGCTGCGTAAAGTGACCGTCCAGCCGGTTCCATTTGCCGGTCATCAGCACCTGCATCCAGCCTTTTTCGTCGTTCTGTTCGATCACGGGCCATGATGGAAACGGCTTTGTTCGGACCGGGCTCCCGCCCAGGATTGCCAGCCCAGCTCCTCCGGCTGACTTCGCGGACGCCATTGGATAGGCCCGTCCCGATGTTGCCAGCCCCGCAGCGACGCCAACCGCGCTCCCCAGAAAATCACGCCGTGTAAGATTGCTTTTCATATCTCCCCCTGAAATTTCAGATTCCCGGCCTCCGGGATACTACCGAACCCGGACTAAGGAGTCTTGCCCGCCACTCCGGGTTGTGCTCGAAGACTTCCAACCACCTCGTGGACCTCACCAATGATAGCCTCTTCAATGCTTGGAGCGAACGGACCAGGCTGCCCATAGTAGATCATCGCTCCGCCACCCTCGTAACCACCTTCCCTAAGGACACGCAATGAGGGAACATAAGCAAAAACATCGTTGCTGTATCCTGCCACCCAGAGCTTGTCCGCTCCCAGCTCTTTCTTAAGCCTTAAGTCGTAATCAACCACAACCTCGCCGGCCAGGCCAACCAGGGTCAGACTCGATCCGAATTCCCAGACTTCCAGCGAATAGGGGTAGCTCGAAGGCACATGGCCCTGCTGGTCGATAATTTTCAGCATGTCTTCTGCATGCTTTCGAACGTAAATGTCATCGCTCTTGAGCTGTTCTTCATAGTCCGCCCTCGTTGGCGGGCCGGCGAACTGGACGGGAAAGACTTTGAACGCGGTCCTGAGCGGCCCCGCGACGGGAATCAGAGAACCTTCTGCCACCTTCTCGACCGCCTGGGCCAGTCCCTCGCCGTGTTGCCGGGCAAGCTCCACCCCGCTTCGCTCCCGGTCCCAGCGCGGGTAAGGATTCGCGTCCGCGCCGCATCCCTCCACAAACATGGCGACCGCACCGTGATATTGATCCTCCAGCCGCTGCTGCGCAAAGCCGGCGTAGTCGCCGCTGAATTTATAGAAATCTGAGCCGATGGTCGTGTTGTGGCAGGCATAGCCGAAGACGATGCCAAGGACTTTCCCCCGCTGGTTGCGAACCACCAGGACGGGAACGTCATGGTCTACGGGTCCGTCCCTGTTGACGCCTCCAACGTACCCTGCGGCGCTTTTCACGCGCCGGTTGATTGCAAAATCAGCTTCTCCATGGCCGAAGCTGAGCGTGGCCGGCTGAAGTTTGTGAAGCGCCTCCCCTACCACCTTGACCATCTGATCTTCAAGGCGGCCGGTATAGGCCTTCACGGCCTCCCATTGTTCCGCGTTGATGCCCTGCTTGCCTTCGTAGGCAACTGACAACATCGTCCCAATCACCGGGCCTGAGTGCGTGTGCGAGGAGTTCAAAAACAACTGATCTCGGCTCAGATCATACTTCTGCCTGACACGGGTGGCAACGGCTTCG encodes:
- a CDS encoding acetylxylan esterase is translated as MAQISRRRFSATLWAASLFFSSAREMLSGTQAGDGWAAHRQAILSRMELAMGPFSEKKAKPSLDMRILERTDTPAISRWKISYVSEEGDHTPGYLLKPKSLKGRAPGILCLHPTTSLGAAEPAGLGGNPDYHYAQELAERGYVTLAPNYPDLPFSTGFGGYKFDSYRHGYRSQTMKGVWNHARAVDLLQSMPEVDPRRIGCIGHSLGGHNTLFVGAFDTRIQVLVSSCGFTSFRDYYGGELSGWSQERYMPLIAVEYHNNPAEMPFDFSDVLTALAPRPLFINAPLYDANFSIAGVRDIIKIVRPLYSKRFNSGDRLMVRHPGAAHSFPTAVRNEAYQFIDKWLRGGPQGV
- a CDS encoding DegT/DnrJ/EryC1/StrS family aminotransferase, encoding MKSNLTRRDFLGSAVGVAAGLATSGRAYPMASAKSAGGAGLAILGGSPVRTKPFPSWPVIEQNDEKGWMQVLMTGKWNRLDGHFTQQFETTWARILGAKYCLATASGTTALLTSANALGIGPGDEVIVPPYTFVATVNIVLLQHALPVFVDTDPETFQMDARKIEAAITKRTRCIIPVHLGGSAADMDAILDVARKHDLFVIEDACQAHLAEWRHKKVSTMGNLGCFSFQASKNLNSGEGGAILTNDQSLYEYCLSFHNQGRGRYNSGFGYVRNGGNFRMTEFQGALLLQQLTRLEAQSRTRTENAEYLTKQLKEIPGISPARMYDGCTRNAYHLYMFHYDSAHFAGLPRSRFLKALEAEGVPASGGYTPLNKEPFLKEAIGSRAFKAIYTQKELAEYEERNHCPENDKLCERAVWFTQTMFLGPRSDMYQIAEAIRKIHKQAAELVRSQV